The genomic interval CCCGGCCACCACCACGGTGGGTAATTCCATTTCCAATGCAGGTATCGTCTTGAGAGCTTCTCTGGACTTGGCCACAAATTCGAGGTCACTCGATATCTGATCGATTACGGAGGCAGTACGGCCGAAGTATTCCTTGCGCACTCGTTGCAGTTCCTCCACCGTACTGCATGACTTCGCACGTCTCGCATATTCCCGGCTCAAATACCTGCATCGATCCGCAGCCCAGGAAAGCGCGCTAAGCGATTTCTTCAGAGCGTCAAGACCGACCAGTATGTCAATCAGCTCCATATGGAAATCCTCGCGCCTTTCCATGCTGGGAAAGGCCTTTACGTATTTGATAAGGGTTCCATGGAGTATGTCTCCTGCGGCAGAAATGCGTGCCATGGCTGTACGCCTCTTGCTGTCCAGACCGCCTTCTCCCTTCTTTGAAATCTTCACCGAACGACCAAAGGCCTTATCCAGCAATTCCTGCTTGGTAAGGATGGTCGGAATGATCTTTTTCCGGTTCGCCACACCCTTGTAGAAGAGGCGCAAGTATAAAGCCCTGCCCTCGAATGCGAACTTAGGAATGAATTACGAAATCAGCTTGGACATCGAACTTTCCAAGAACGGCAAGCTAATTTTAAATGCGCCTAGAGCCAGGCTCCTAGAGGCTATTAAATCTCACGGTTCGTTTAGAAAGGCCATTTCAGCTTTGGGACTCGAGGAAAGCGAGGCCTTGAATACCATCGCTTCCATCCAAGAAGCTAATGGCCAGGGGTCGATATTGTGCTCTGAGGGAAAGGAGCTAGTCCTTTCATCATGTGGATTGCGTCTGCTAATGGATTACCACGGGCATCTGGCCTGGGCAAGAGAGCACCTGCAGCGAAGGTTTCGCAATCCGATATTAACCGTGGATGGGATTTTGCTCTTAAAGGAAGGGTTGGTCCTAGTGCGGCGTGGCAAAGAGCCTTTCAAAGGATGGCTTGCCCTTCCAGGAGGCATAGTGGAATATGGGGAGACGGTAGAGGAAGCGGTGAAGCGTGAAATCAGGGAAGAGACGGGCTTGGAAGTCGAACCTATCAGGCTCATAGGTGCCTACTCACGGCCAGGAAGGGACCCCCGAGGCCACTTCATTACCCTGGCATTCGAATTGCGCAGTATTTCCGGGAGCTTGAAAGCTGGTGATGATGCCCAAGATGTTGTGGTGATACCTATAGAGAAGATAGATTCCTTGGCGTTCGATCATCTTGAGATATTACATGATTTTCTGCGGAGAGCAAGAAAGCTTTCGAATGATTCATAAGGCCTGGAAGGGCTTCATGGATGTAGATGGAAAGGCTTGACCTAGATATACTAAACTTGATGATGAAGGATGCGAAGCTAACTTACGAGGAGATGTCTGAGCGCTTAGAGCGCTCGGTATCTACGATCCGAGATAGGATCAAGATGATGGAGAACCAGGG from Methanomassiliicoccales archaeon carries:
- a CDS encoding GTPase; this encodes MRLFYKGVANRKKIIPTILTKQELLDKAFGRSVKISKKGEGGLDSKRRTAMARISAAGDILHGTLIKYVKAFPSMERREDFHMELIDILVGLDALKKSLSALSWAADRCRYLSREYARRAKSCSTVEELQRVRKEYFGRTASVIDQISSDLEFVAKSREALKTIPALEMELPTVVVAGHPNVGKSQLVERISSAKPKIAPYPFTTQGISVGHFFHKYRKIQVIDTPGLLDREFETRNAIEKQAVLALKYLADVIVFLIDPSETSGYSLKEQLSLLESVKRAFPDITLIEVENKSDLVRSDSQRLKISALRNEGVDTLMKIIIDKLQDCSKWNQEDRLLPLR
- a CDS encoding NUDIX hydrolase — protein: MNYEISLDIELSKNGKLILNAPRARLLEAIKSHGSFRKAISALGLEESEALNTIASIQEANGQGSILCSEGKELVLSSCGLRLLMDYHGHLAWAREHLQRRFRNPILTVDGILLLKEGLVLVRRGKEPFKGWLALPGGIVEYGETVEEAVKREIREETGLEVEPIRLIGAYSRPGRDPRGHFITLAFELRSISGSLKAGDDAQDVVVIPIEKIDSLAFDHLEILHDFLRRARKLSNDS